The Choristoneura fumiferana chromosome Z, NRCan_CFum_1, whole genome shotgun sequence DNA window agaggcctttgcacAGCAGttggacacaaaaataggctaataaaaaaaaataaaaaaaaatgcgtaaaGCTAACTAGTTACTAACTAAAACCGTCAAGGATGAATTCTCTTTGCAAATAGGGGCAGAAATGTTAAAACTTTGGTACCACAGTGATCAGGGGTGTTTTTTTAGTAAAAGTAGGTACCATTCTTAAGCAGGTGGTGGAATCTGCGTGTTGCTACAAACCTACCATGACACTAAGCCTATCATTTTCTCCTACACTACTCATATTCCAGTTTCAACACAGCTTTCCTGTATTTTCGAATGCTGCCTTTAATTTCACATAAGAACCTAGGTACTCCGCAGTCATACGAGCAAGACAGCGTTCTGTGAGAGATATAGATATGTTTTACCCGTCCTCCTCCGCTTTACCTTAAAAATCCGATGACATCAAAGAGTGAACTCTTTCTCTTTGCTGCCGTCGAGACTTTATGTTACACAGACTGAACTACACTATGTGTCGCATAGATGTAGCCGTCTTGCCCGTACACCTTGCAGAGTAGCAAGGTAAAATTTTGTTCATTTATACAAACTATCGCCCGACTCACTTAATTTCTTGTTACCAATACTTTAATAAATTTGCCTTTAAGCTACACActattttttatgtacagtGAGCAGCAGAAGTAGACGAGTGGTTGTGGtgttcaaaattatctaaacactcttatgaccttggcagtagagtcgtgtgtagatcgtTTAAGCACCGTAACCGcacatccacttctgctgctgactgttcTTAAATCTTAAGCCTTAGTTAAAATTATAGTATAAAGAAGTTATACATTCACAACAGCCTCTTGTTAAAATGCCTATGAACACAATTAGTGATTTAAAACGATAAAGATAACAGAAGGtacttattagtattattatcaAAACACCTTATAACAATCACTTATTACTAACCATTTCCGAGTAAGCTATATAaagataacttataataaaCCTAATTGATTAATATCATCATTTTCATAACAGCAGGTTTAAAAGGGCACCAAAGATTACAAACAACAATATTTAACTTACATTTTTACTGCTAAGTTCATACCGCATTTTAACACAGTGTGAACACGTTATTACATAGGGTACAACTAcaacttattaaattatatagacACAGCTCGGGAAGCCATCTTAAAGATATCAcgacaataatatatttttaagccatTTTTTTTGCGGTTTAATAGAAGGATCTTGAATGATTTAAACTCAGTGAAGTTTACCCAGGTGCTAAAACCAGCACTGTACCCAGTGTCCAAAGGCGTCGCCTCTAGAGggcagggaggggcagctgTCCCCCCCCAcccctagagattctaaaaaagtaTACTTTCTCATTCTCAATATCAACTTCCCCATTTCTAGGACATAGTTTGTAATAGATTAGTATCCATCTAAATAATTCATAAACAACTTACATTATACCTATTATACAAGACGTCTTCAAACTCTACCGGAACATTTCAGGAGATTATTGGGTTAGTATAACTGAAAGCCCctaccaataatgtgcgaggatgtgtggcGAGGGATGTGCTTTTTATTAACCAATAAaagcgcttcatttacacatgcTCAGACAGCACATCTTtgatggaaacagctgagcgtagcgaggcgaggtaaatcaAGCGTTGCTATTGGTTAatgcaaaacatattttatattccTCACAACAAAATATCTTCGGACATCACTGGTGGCAACGATGCTTTAAGGttttacattacaatttttGACTTTTTTGTAGTCACGCCCCTGACGCAGTATACTTTGAACCTCATACATAATAATCAACCTCTATACGTGGACGGCTGGGAACCTTTGCtaagtataattaaaaagtccaaaaaaaacaatatatctCATGAAATCAATCACCTGCTGAATTTAATACTGGAAGAATTTTAAGACATCTTGTACAGGCAGGTAATTCAGTTTTGTATTTAACAATTTTcaagttttaaaatttataatagtgACGCTAATACTGCATACAGATgtactgaataatattttttcatcgtattgtcggataagttcgtatttatcttgctatctcaattagTTTCAGTAAATTTTAGTAAGTTAGTTGAGAAAGCCAAATGAAAACGAATAcgacggcaaaacattattcactacaatCTGAACACAAGCTacaaaattaatacaaatataatGTTAGGTATATTACGAATAAAAAGGCCCTTACAAAATATTGTGCAATACTTTCTAGTGTAGGTACACTAGACTATCGTACGGGGCATTACAGATGCTTTCTAATATCGTGAACGAGCAAATTCTTCAAGTAATTGTTGTCTTTAGCAAAGCATTCAACGATGTCAAAGTGGTCCATGTCGTCTTTGATTTCTAGGTACATATTTTGCATGAGGCAGTGATTGTGCAGCAGCTCATAGAACTCTCTAGATTGTTTTTTAAACGTAGGACTATCGTTCTGTGCAGCCAGGATGTACAGCCTTATCCTACTGGTTTGTAGGTGTGAGTAGGAGTCGAATTGTGGGGAGAGAGGGATTGCCCACTCCGATGGTAGCTGGACGGCTTCGTTGACGCTTGTGTGGACGACATCGCGAAGATCGTAGACTCCTGAGACGAGGAAGGCGCCTTGGAGGCGGTTCGAGCCGGGTGTGTTGTCAAGGAAGTCAGCGCCGGCCAGGAGTTTCGCCACCAAGTGGGCGCCAGCTGAATGGCCCGCGAAGTATACCCCCCTGccaacataataaatatttgataatatgaaaaaacaatcttagcGTCAATTAGACGAAGTGCACAATAAATCTGGATAGTAATTGAGTTACGATTTGATACCGTTGATATACAGCAGAATCAATACACATTACATATacaatcaatttatttcaaaaatattctgGGTCACGTATACGACGTTAGATACctctaaataaatttaatgccCAGTTTTTTGGTcaccattatttttatattggcACTCGTAAAGCATGCACTTAAGGGTATTCCAGAGGACGACAGGTCTTTAAGtattcagtaccactaccatgagtttacagtgatcgtactcgatagcgacggcgtaaattatttgtagaggcgctgtacaattctccatacaaataatttacctcgtcgctatcgagtacggtcactgtaaactcatggtagtggtactgaataATAACTACAAATTAGCTTAATAATGCATTATGTAAGAAGGATAAGCGTGTGAGCGTCGCTCGAACGtatctgtatttattttatttatattttctagtcttgaaaaataaaaagcattactatattattattatattacgcCTGGTATTTGAAATAAAGCAAGAATTAACAGCGAGGGCTTGAAATACGcggatcaaaaatatttttatagcaatacaatttgttattttcaaTACCATTACACATACATCGCCGCACACATTATGTACTGAAAAGGcacatttttaggattccgtagtcaactaggaacccttgtagtttcgccatgtctgtccgtcagtcCGTCCGCGCCTAAGCTCAGAGTCCGTtatgaaagctgtaatttggcatgaagggCATAATTaggtaccgtttgtggccactataccatttatatttattgattaaacattcgtttgaaataaatttatagtaataaatcattgtaaactttattcgtttcagtataaacttttgaaaactcactaagcatattattaatactataacttttgaTATATGCCTGCAAATGTCAAATGGCGAAACAAGGGCTTAAGGTGGCGAATCGGTAAGTATTATCAGGcacgccgacaaaatgatatttttttatggtacctcccatctTAGACGTctgtaaagtgggggtatttttattttgcaaattttcattaaaatcgagcatccccccctCCTAAATTTAAAGTGTTCAGTGGAAAAATTTGTCAAacaatcagaatggtagtaaatatatcaaatttacaaggaaaattatagcggctaagattgctggagaattattaatagtagattaagAGCAGCCTAACATAACATCATaacacctaaacttggaagattccgtacacaatacgaaatccatagaaaaatattacttgattttttcgtattggctacggaaccctatcctgggcgtgtgcGACACGCTCATTGCCGGAtctagcagaggatcgtgggttcaaaccccggctcgcacctctgagtttttcgaaattcatgtgcgaaattacattcgaaatttatcacgagctttatggtgtaggaaaacatcgtgaggaaacccgcacaaccctgcgaagcaattcaatggtgtgtgtgtgaagttcccaatcggcactaggcccgcgtgggaactacggccaaagccctctcattctgaggggaggcctgtgcccagcagtgggacgtatgtaggctgggatgatgatgattattttgttaagtaaaaacataatatttaaaaacaaaaaaaacacaatatgtATTTTCTCGAGTTTAACAAAATGTTAGATGTGCTCTTTCGCATTTCGACAGCAGAATAACTGTCACCAAAAGTTgatttaaatagtagattgttcaacgagggactaaaacaagaCATAAtaacacgagatgtttagccacccaaGCAGAggtacttttcactttgaatgcgagaaaaaaaaacgacgttctgttcaaaattacaataagtattACTTTTTAAGAACTTATGCTCAATAGGTACGACTAATGGACatttgttcaaaattcaaataacaaaaaaatttgttcctcggttttttttttctttagtgtTTTTTCGTAAAGTGTCGCTTTAaatgcatatttagccaacagaacTATTTTAATTGGAATacctatgcataataaaatgaattcatccttaatattagaatcatattcgtaatcattaattgtttcaagaaattaaatcgtgttttctaagtaggtatttttggacagttggcattttgaggttatttccaagCCCTAAAAATTGTCTATACTTACACAGTcactgaaaatggcgataatcctccattcacaaacatcATGCTTGGCTGTTTAGGAGTTTTCAAagtgaattattaaaaaatactttaatccctagagattaatgaggagctctagtcccgatatgcagagactaaagtaacattttaagagcatgagaagtgaaaaatagtatacatacatatatttactgAGCGGCAGGAAATCGACCATCAATGCAGTAGGTaataggttattttgtatgtagttagagtgggccaaattttgtgccactgagtatatttgattttattaatgcAGAAGATATGCAGACGTTTTGTTTTCGACGGATTTTTAGCGTAATTTTTGTCAGAATAATATAGTTAACGGCGACGACTCTGGGTAGTACTACTTACCCACCTATACTTACTAATTATACCTAACTAGAATAAAGGTATTACtacaaaaatatagaaagtCTTTGAACATTGTGTTTATCACTTATTGTTTAAgaagttatcaattcggttgtaattTTTGCAATAAGGCTTTAACATACCGTGCATTCAGTTTTTCGGCATATTCAAAGACAAATTTGGCAGCGTTCTGGATTTGGTTTACAATTTCTGGCAGCGTCGCGTTGGGACAGAGGTCGTAGCCGACGACGACGGTTTTCACGCGGCAGCGGTGCAGCGGCTGTACCGGATACCGGGAAATCTCCCGGTTCAACTCCTGCCAGAAACCGCCGTGGACGAATACCAGGATCGGCGCATCTGAAATTTACAgaaaaagtagtaaaaaaaaaactttatgagAGGAAAATCGTAACTACTTTGGCGACCGGGTGGCCGAGTGGTTGGAGAAACTTCTACGAAGCTTGACGGCCCGGATTCGATCCCtggtcgaggcagatatttgtatgaaaatgtttGTTAGTCTTGGTTGTTTATcatgtatttaattaagtatcgAGTTGGAGTCTGATCGATAGGAACTGAATCGTCATCACCATCGACATATTATTAATAATCACTCTAAAGAACTGGATTCGATAAGGAGTCGGAGTCGACAAGTGGACTACatggatacatacatacatacaaatatatcCACTAAGTCTAGAGCCATGCAATTTTGCacagattttcttttttttttttttcggatggactgttgctgttagcctcagacggcttttacagcttaccggagagagggcgagcaaccagatgggctgctcagcaagtgggttgtttacttagcatgccaaaggaTGCTCCTATTGAGCCGACCTCGGACTTTGGACGCTAAGGGAGAGTTGCAAGCAATCGGATTTTTATGCTACGTCGTTTCGGAAGGACTACGTTAGTCTCGACTGAGAAGAAACGACAAGAAACTCAGTCGGGTTGAGGTCTGATAGGAGAAAACCTACCCGGGACATGCCGGTATCGGTTGAAATAGTGGGGTCGCCCACGTGTGGTGTTCTGTGGGGGACGGCGTCGTCGCCTCCTCCGGAGGGGGCGGTGCGGTGAGTTCAGACAGCTAGTGTCGCCCTGTGATGTTCTTGGGCATCTACTATCTATGTCGGATCGAGCTTGGTTAGCGACGGTGATATCGTCGTCGGGGTCCGTCAGGTCGTGACGGGGCCTCCGGAACCTACGGGAAACATCTGGAATCGGATGGTACTCCACCGCCTCCCTAAGGAGATGGTTGGGGTGGTGATGAGCCGAATCGAAGTACCTACGTGAGGACAACTTCATAAACTGAACGACGGTGGGAAGTTGCGCGTCCCAGTGAAGATCGACGTTGCGCTCAAACCATTGAGCCCCGATAGCACGGCGCAGGAACCTGTTTTGTAGAACCTGTAGAGAATTGAGAGCTGGGCGCGAGGCGGCGTGCGCAAACACGACGCTCGCGTATGTAAAAACTGGTCGTACACAAGTCTTGTAAATTGTGAGTTTATTGCTAAACTTGATATGTGGCCTAAACGTCATCCTGCTATCCAGGGTGACACCTAAGTACTTGACTTTCTTAGTCCATGGAATAGGACTACCGAAAAGTCCTACTGGGGGAATGCGCGAGGTGATTCGCTCTGGATTACGCTTACGCGTGAACAGAATTGCTGAACTTTTTTCGGGATTGACTTCGATACGCCAACGCCTAAACCAATCACCGAGAGCGGTGATTGCCTGCTGTAACCGTCTAACTATCACAACGGGGGACTTTGAAGTGGAGTAGATGGCCGTGTCATCAGCGAATAACGCATAATGCACGCCCGAAACCTTTGGAATGTCGTTAGTGAACAACGAGAAGAGAATGGGAGAGAGAACAGACCCCTGAGGAACCCCGGCCCTAATCGAATGCGAGACAGAAAGCGTACCTTCCACTTTATAGCGAAAGCTGCGATTACGTAGGAAATCTTGTATTATGCGTACAAGTCGGTCAGGAAGTCCCATGGCATAAAGCTTGTAAATCAAGCCATTATGCCAGACTTTATCGAATGCTTTCGCTACATCGAGAAAGATAGCCCCTGTAGGAGCACAGATTTTCGTCACagaacttaaataaaaaccagaggccgtattgtctaacgcgctgatgttcgatcgcattcgccatctctttctaccctcgtcctatgccatgtgacagaaagaagtggggaaagaaagaagaagacagaaagtggtgaaaacgattgtgattggACGAATTACATAAAATTTGGGGATTTCAATTCTACTGCCAGAGGTTTGCGCGAGCGAAACCGCAGTTAAGTAAGGGTTAACATGTTTCGAATAAAGGCTACACAGTTTATATTTTATCCCAGTATGCCGTGTACAAGGTTGAGCGGATTACTAAGGCTTATCTAAGGTACCTATTGAGAAGAGAATTGGTAGGATATTAATAGAAACCGTTTGCTTTGTCAGCATTCAAAGCGTAGATATATTAAAGAAGATATACCTACTGCTAAAGATTTTAAAATGCGATACGCTTGCAGTGCCGAGTTGAAGGAAAGCTTAAAGGTCTCTGCCcactataattaaataattgtaattaattagaaACGTGTCAGGATCAGGAATGGAATGTCAAGcacatacatgacacgcgacggcgacggttggttaggaaacgtgctcgtgggcatagtctcatacttttcaataggTACAAGGAATATTTTTTGCCTGACACattgctattacggtcatggtacgaAACGTTAAATGAGTAGGAACCTTTATATAGTGAAACCCCAACATACAGAGAACAGCTAAATA harbors:
- the KFase gene encoding kynurenine formamidase isoform X1; amino-acid sequence: MDSTPFPKNHTRLKPGRGASLAYCIAMSVITDSSDLEREYSPSQWSTRFASAQDVIHSHIQTVTAASEEATNNIPHKLEIEYGPTANQRLDIFGTDLPNDAPILVFVHGGFWQELNREISRYPVQPLHRCRVKTVVVGYDLCPNATLPEIVNQIQNAAKFVFEYAEKLNARGVYFAGHSAGAHLVAKLLAGADFLDNTPGSNRLQGAFLVSGVYDLRDVVHTSVNEAVQLPSEWAIPLSPQFDSYSHLQTSRIRLYILAAQNDSPTFKKQSREFYELLHNHCLMQNMYLEIKDDMDHFDIVECFAKDNNYLKNLLVHDIRKHL
- the KFase gene encoding kynurenine formamidase isoform X3; this encodes MSVITDSSDLEREYSPSQWSTRFASAQDVIHSHIQTVTAASEEATNNIPHKLEIEYGPTANQRLDIFGTDLPNDAPILVFVHGGFWQELNREISRYPVQPLHRCRVKTVVVGYDLCPNATLPEIVNQIQNAAKFVFEYAEKLNARGVYFAGHSAGAHLVAKLLAGADFLDNTPGSNRLQGAFLVSGVYDLRDVVHTSVNEAVQLPSEWAIPLSPQFDSYSHLQTSRIRLYILAAQNDSPTFKKQSREFYELLHNHCLMQNMYLEIKDDMDHFDIVECFAKDNNYLKNLLVHDIRKHL
- the KFase gene encoding kynurenine formamidase isoform X2, whose translation is MDSNCIAMSVITDSSDLEREYSPSQWSTRFASAQDVIHSHIQTVTAASEEATNNIPHKLEIEYGPTANQRLDIFGTDLPNDAPILVFVHGGFWQELNREISRYPVQPLHRCRVKTVVVGYDLCPNATLPEIVNQIQNAAKFVFEYAEKLNARGVYFAGHSAGAHLVAKLLAGADFLDNTPGSNRLQGAFLVSGVYDLRDVVHTSVNEAVQLPSEWAIPLSPQFDSYSHLQTSRIRLYILAAQNDSPTFKKQSREFYELLHNHCLMQNMYLEIKDDMDHFDIVECFAKDNNYLKNLLVHDIRKHL